The genomic segment CGCGCTAGTTACAGACAGGTTACACTACTGCACGAAAGTAGCAGGTTTTCCGACCAGTAACGGCTCTTTGGAGGTTGTTCGTTGCAGTTAAAGTGCGAAAAATGTTGCGATCTCAGAGGATGTCAATAATAGTTATGAAGGAGAAtcttgttttgtgtgtttcagaGAACACATCTGGGCTGTGAAGCCAGGCCTGATGCCAAGAGGGGGAGGAAGAAGGAAGAGCACAATGGTGAGGAAAGTAGACACTGCCAGCTGAAGAAACTAAAAGCAGAGATTATCTCCAAATGCATGACTCAAGCAAAGATAGACAATCTCATCTTCAGCTTCATCGTGGAAGACTGCCAGTCGTTTTACGTGCTGGAGCAGCCTGGCTTCAGGAAGCTGATTGCGGGTTTAACCGAAGGGCTGAAGTCCATGGACAGGGTGACTTTGTTCACCAAGGTGGACCTGGGTTTCTCCAGGATGCGGGAAGAGCTCATGGCCAAACTCGCCTCTGTCCAGTATGTGTGCACCACGGCCGACGTCTGGACGGCCAACAACAGGAGCTTCTTCGGGATGACCTGCCACTGGATTGATCCAGATTCATTGGAGAGGAAATCTGCTGCTCTCGGGTTCACACGGCTGCAGGGCCGGATCACGTATGACACCATTGCCGGGCAAATTCATGACATCCATGGGGCGTACAACATTGTAAGTAAAGTTCAGACAACAGTCACAGATAACGGGAGTCCTTTCAACAGAGTTTTTAAAGAATTTGCACTGGAAAGCAAGGAAGGCGATGATGACATTGGGTTTTTTGAAAATGTCATTACCTTGCTTGAGGGTGAGCCAGAACAAGACATGCTCCTGTTTCTGCCAACTGTGCAGCGCTGTGCGTCACACACTCTGGATCAGATTGTCAATGATGACTTTTGGCAGGCGGTGTCACAAGGGCCCATGTGTCAGCTGCACTACAGCGCAATGGCTAAAGTGTTTACCATATGGAGCAAATGCCACCACCTTCAGATTGGTATGGACGCAGCGGACGAGATCGGAAAAATGGCGCTGGCTGTCCCCGCTGTCATACGCTGGAACGTGGAGTACTGCGCTGTGCAGAAAATTGTCTCCCTGACCGAGCGGGAGCTGACAGAACTATGTGCCCGCTTCGAGGTGGTGCGCCTGCAGCCAGAGGAGATGGCGTTCCTTAAAGAGTACGTTGCTGTCTTCCACCCACTTGCCTTTGCTCTTGAACTCTTCCAAGCTGAGCAAAAATGTTACCTCGGATTGGTCATCCCAACTGTGCTCAGTCTGAAGAACAAGCTCAACGAGCAGAAAGCCGGGGCTCATTACCTCGCTGATGTCATCAACGCCATTGTGGTGGCTATTGATGTTCGATTCCAAGAGCTCTTCGCAAGTACGGAAGCTAAGATTGCAACAGCCACGACGCCTCAGTTCCGCTTGTGGTGGATGGCTGCGTCAGAGAGAGAGGAAATGTGTTCTTTGCTGGCTGCAGAGGCGGCGCAGACAGAACCCTGTCACGAAACTGAGGCGAACACCAGTCGAAACCTTTTGACCATCGAATCTGAGGATGATTTCTTCAGTTACGGGCCCGTGAAGACGGCCGGTCAGAACCAGCAGCGGGGTGTGATGGACGAGATCCGCAAGTACCTTGAAGGGACAGGGAAGAGTCTGGAGTGCCTGCAGGACTTCCCCAGAGTCAAGCAGCTTTTCCTTAAATACAACACCACGTTGCCCTCCACAGCCCCCGTCCAGCGTCTCTTCAGCCAGAAGGGCAACCTGGTGGCCACACAGAGAAACTTTCTGACTGACGATTACTTTGAACGCATTCAGCTTTTGAGGTACAACAGCAGTTTGTGGCCTGTGGTGCCAGAGTGAACAGGAACCTCACTCTGACAGAAACACTAATATCAGACGTTTTCTAGTGTACCTGCCCCCCTCCCTGATCTC from the Thalassophryne amazonica chromosome 16, fThaAma1.1, whole genome shotgun sequence genome contains:
- the LOC117527238 gene encoding uncharacterized protein LOC117527238; translation: MDVVHNETGGETKSAMHTWRYRHHFTYKADQGKNIIVQCNLCLPRVNLLSTSKTSTSNLKKHLDRTHLGCEARPDAKRGRKKEEHNGEESRHCQLKKLKAEIISKCMTQAKIDNLIFSFIVEDCQSFYVLEQPGFRKLIAGLTEGLKSMDRVTLFTKVDLGFSRMREELMAKLASVQYVCTTADVWTANNRSFFGMTCHWIDPDSLERKSAALGFTRLQGRITYDTIAGQIHDIHGAYNIVSKVQTTVTDNGSPFNRVFKEFALESKEGDDDIGFFENVITLLEGEPEQDMLLFLPTVQRCASHTLDQIVNDDFWQAVSQGPMCQLHYSAMAKVFTIWSKCHHLQIGMDAADEIGKMALAVPAVIRWNVEYCAVQKIVSLTERELTELCARFEVVRLQPEEMAFLKEYVAVFHPLAFALELFQAEQKCYLGLVIPTVLSLKNKLNEQKAGAHYLADVINAIVVAIDVRFQELFASTEAKIATATTPQFRLWWMAASEREEMCSLLAAEAAQTEPCHETEANTSRNLLTIESEDDFFSYGPVKTAGQNQQRGVMDEIRKYLEGTGKSLECLQDFPRVKQLFLKYNTTLPSTAPVQRLFSQKGNLVATQRNFLTDDYFERIQLLRYNSSLWPVVPE